A genomic window from Nicotiana sylvestris chromosome 11, ASM39365v2, whole genome shotgun sequence includes:
- the LOC138880753 gene encoding serine/threonine-protein phosphatase 7 long form homolog → MDFPPAHPGPAEDQLLVLQGNHRSSFVWEGDLSDQPLHARRLDDLWDFMVQHHFHARVVARLQATGFYTIFRIGRMQLDWFLIMALVERWRLETHTFHLPTGEATITLKDVQVLYGLRVDGRAVALPQYIRSMTRGQYLDMMGQYTDYRSQGDAVQRGSSRVALLAIRDHMAFLHPDITGETDDLHIERYTRLALLLLFGGVLFPNTSGSLVSMRFLHHLQELDDLSLYSWGAAVLTYLYKSMCRASMLCQRIMLLQPPLPPLEPGETHPFLPLASRWVLRRGKYRGTNAYHNLPLVRDVLDMLVARQCFTCYWASPGLPVGTGDAAACRQCCTR, encoded by the exons atggactttccGCCTGCGCATCCTGGACCAGCCGAGGATCAGCTATTAGTGTTGCAGGGCAACCATAGGTCCTCCTTTGTATGGGAGGGAGATCTATCAGATCAACCTCTCCACGCTAGGAGACTTGACGATTTGTGGGACTTCATGGTGCAGCATCACTTCCATGCCCGCGTAGTCGCGCGCCTACAGGCTACAGGCTTCTATACGATTTTTCGGATTGGGCGGATGCAGCTTGATTGGTTTCTCATCATGGCCttggtagagcggtggcgactggagacacacacttttcacttgcccactggagaggccaccatcacgctgaaggatgttcaggttttgtacgGGCTGCGCGTAGATGGACGGGCCGTTGCACTGCCCCAGTATATTAGATCCATGACGCGTGGACAGTATTTGGATATGATGGGGCAGTATACTGATTATAGATCTCAGGGTGACGCTGTACAAAGAGGGAGCAGTCGCGTTGCTTTGTTAGCCATTAGAGATCATATGGCATTTTTACACCCAGACATTACCGGCGAGACGGATGATCTCCATATTGAGCGGTACACGAGGTTGGCGCTGCTCCTGCTTTTCgggggtgtcttgttcccgaacacttcgggaagTCTAGTGAGTATGCGCTTTCTCCATCACCTGCAGGAGCTAGATGATTTATCCCTGTACAGctggggtgctgctgttctcACATACTTGTATAAGAGCATGTGCCGGGCGAGCATGCTTTGCCag CGGATCATgctgttgcagccacctctaccaccactaGAGCCCGGTGAGACTCATCCAtttctccctctagcttctaGGTGGGTTCTCCGGCGTGGGAAATACCGAGGGACCAATGCTTATCATAATCTTCCCCTTGTCAGGGATGTGTTAGATATGCTGGTGGCCAGACAG TGTTTCACATGCTATTGGGCATCACCTGGtctaccagttgggacaggagatgcagcAGCATGCCGACAGTGCTGCACTCGTTGA